The Candidatus Acidiferrales bacterium genome window below encodes:
- a CDS encoding aminotransferase class V-fold PLP-dependent enzyme, with product MDYRSEFAEFDGVTYLNCAGQGPLPLVSARAAQLSLEWKKLPHRIPDGAYFDLPDRVRNLLAKLLGGEPEEFAITTGASNGMAAVAANFDWKPDDEVLIGQGEFPAHFSTFMPLEHARRARVRVIAPRERFLGAADYIEQFTPRTRMVSVSLVRFDNGSRIDVAPLAEACRKAGVALLLDLSQCACAIPLNLPELGADFAVSSGYKWLLSPYGTGFFWARREAMKKLQPAPFYWMAIEGARNFHSLPLDNVKPTEGVRRWDAPETASFTNLSAMQASLELIERIGAQKIAEHNQRLVAQLIERLPRDTCVLTSPNAEERRGSYVCLAARRLERTRDLFAKLQAAHVVVSLRENALRVSPHIYNTEQDVARLINILST from the coding sequence TTGGACTATCGCTCGGAATTTGCTGAGTTTGATGGAGTGACGTACCTGAACTGCGCGGGACAAGGGCCTTTGCCTCTCGTTTCCGCGCGCGCGGCACAGCTTTCGCTGGAATGGAAGAAGCTGCCACACCGCATACCGGATGGTGCGTATTTCGATTTGCCGGATCGCGTGCGGAATTTGCTGGCAAAACTGCTCGGCGGCGAACCGGAAGAGTTCGCAATTACGACAGGGGCCAGCAACGGCATGGCGGCAGTCGCGGCAAACTTCGACTGGAAGCCAGATGATGAAGTGCTGATCGGACAGGGTGAGTTCCCGGCGCATTTTTCGACTTTTATGCCGCTTGAGCACGCCAGACGCGCTCGCGTCCGAGTGATTGCTCCGCGCGAGCGTTTTCTCGGCGCCGCGGACTATATCGAACAGTTCACCCCGCGAACGCGCATGGTGTCCGTAAGCCTGGTGCGCTTTGACAATGGTTCGCGAATTGATGTCGCGCCGCTCGCCGAAGCTTGCCGGAAAGCGGGAGTGGCACTGCTGCTTGACTTGAGCCAATGTGCTTGCGCGATTCCGTTGAATTTACCCGAGTTGGGCGCGGATTTTGCAGTCAGCTCTGGCTACAAGTGGCTGCTCAGCCCCTATGGAACCGGTTTTTTTTGGGCGCGCCGTGAAGCGATGAAAAAACTCCAGCCGGCGCCCTTTTACTGGATGGCCATTGAGGGCGCGCGGAATTTCCATTCGCTTCCGCTCGACAATGTGAAGCCGACAGAAGGAGTGCGACGATGGGATGCGCCAGAGACAGCAAGTTTCACGAACCTGTCTGCGATGCAGGCATCGCTTGAACTCATCGAGAGAATCGGAGCGCAGAAGATCGCGGAACACAACCAGCGCCTGGTGGCACAACTTATCGAGCGCCTGCCGCGCGACACATGCGTTCTGACGAGTCCGAATGCCGAGGAGAGGCGTGGGTCTTACGTTTGTTTGGCTGCGCGGCGGCTGGAACGAACGCGAGATCTCTTCGCAAAATTGCAGGCGGCGCATGTAGTCGTCAGCTTGCGTGAAAATGCGCTGCGCGTTTCACCTCACATTTACAACACCGAACAAGACGTTGCTAGGCTGATTAATATTCTCTCTACGTAA
- a CDS encoding HIT domain-containing protein: MDFLWTPWRYRYIAESNKDERCIFCEALALKDDAKSQIVFRGKLCFVILNRYPYTTGHVMVVPYAHVADLAECDSEALAEMMRMAQKTERILSNIYHPQGYNLGMNLGRCAGAGVVGHLHLHIVPRWVGDANFMSTIGETRLEPEDLSLTYEKLHGALNV, translated from the coding sequence ATGGATTTCCTCTGGACTCCGTGGCGCTATCGCTACATCGCTGAAAGCAACAAGGATGAACGATGCATCTTCTGCGAGGCACTCGCGCTGAAGGATGACGCGAAGAGCCAAATCGTTTTTCGTGGCAAACTTTGTTTCGTCATTTTGAATCGCTATCCCTATACAACTGGGCACGTAATGGTCGTGCCATATGCGCACGTCGCGGACCTTGCCGAGTGCGATTCCGAAGCGCTTGCCGAAATGATGCGCATGGCGCAGAAAACGGAGCGCATCCTTTCAAACATCTATCATCCGCAGGGCTACAATTTGGGGATGAATCTTGGACGTTGTGCGGGCGCAGGAGTGGTAGGGCATCTGCATTTGCATATCGTGCCAAGATGGGTCGGTGATGCGAATTTCATGTCCACAATCGGCGAAACGAGGCTTGAGCCGGAGGACCTTTCGCTGACGTATGAAAAGTTGCACGGCGCGTTGAATGTCTAA
- a CDS encoding MFS transporter produces MPEDGPSVVTEGAIGNGGGRRPSRGAVMFRALRYRNFQLFFGGQLISLIGTWMDTIAEAWLVYRLTGSSLMLGTVAFAGQIPVFLLAPLGGMVADRFDRRKVVVATQTASMILAGILAALTLSGRVKVWEVAALAALMGVVNAFDIPTRQAFLVEMVGREDLMNAIALNSSMFNGARVIGPAIAGVLVAYIGEGWCFFANSVSYIAVIAGLLMMRMEPKTIEEHLTSAIDHIAEGFRFVHRTAPIWALLLLLGLVSLVAMPYSVLMPVFAAKILHGNAQTLGELMGATGIGALTGALVLASRTGLKGLSHWVANSCAGFGLALILFSFSHWRIVSIVLLVPAGFSMMVQMASSNTLIQAMVPNRLRGRTMAVYSMMFMGMAPVGSFLAGAIADRIGAQWTVALGGLGALAGAFLFSRKLPQLRVEARELILAQATAGGEPPGNMTSRALEVQPVQLAKNSRVTSKQV; encoded by the coding sequence ATGCCTGAGGACGGTCCATCAGTTGTAACAGAAGGCGCCATCGGGAACGGCGGAGGACGCCGTCCTTCCCGCGGTGCAGTGATGTTTCGTGCGCTGCGCTACCGCAATTTCCAGCTCTTCTTCGGTGGTCAACTCATCTCGCTCATCGGCACATGGATGGACACAATCGCCGAAGCGTGGCTCGTCTACAGGTTGACCGGTTCGTCGCTAATGCTGGGCACGGTGGCTTTCGCCGGGCAAATTCCTGTGTTCTTACTCGCGCCGCTCGGTGGAATGGTTGCTGACCGGTTCGATCGGCGCAAAGTCGTGGTTGCGACGCAAACGGCCTCGATGATTCTCGCTGGGATTCTTGCGGCGTTGACGCTGAGCGGACGCGTCAAGGTCTGGGAAGTGGCGGCCCTGGCGGCGCTGATGGGTGTGGTCAATGCGTTTGATATTCCCACGAGGCAGGCATTTCTCGTCGAGATGGTTGGCCGGGAAGATTTGATGAACGCGATTGCTTTGAATTCGTCGATGTTCAACGGAGCGCGCGTAATTGGTCCCGCGATCGCGGGTGTTCTAGTGGCTTACATCGGAGAGGGCTGGTGCTTTTTTGCAAATTCGGTGAGTTACATCGCTGTGATTGCGGGTCTGCTGATGATGCGCATGGAGCCAAAGACCATTGAGGAACACCTGACCTCGGCGATCGACCACATCGCGGAAGGGTTTCGGTTTGTGCATCGTACGGCGCCAATTTGGGCACTACTGCTTCTTTTGGGTCTCGTGAGTCTGGTGGCCATGCCCTATTCGGTTTTGATGCCTGTGTTCGCTGCGAAAATTCTCCACGGAAATGCTCAGACGCTGGGCGAACTGATGGGCGCGACTGGAATCGGTGCACTGACCGGAGCGCTGGTGCTGGCATCGAGAACCGGACTCAAAGGGCTTAGTCATTGGGTAGCGAACTCGTGCGCGGGATTCGGATTGGCGCTGATACTCTTTTCGTTTTCGCATTGGCGTATTGTTTCGATCGTTTTGCTGGTTCCAGCCGGGTTTTCGATGATGGTGCAGATGGCGTCGTCGAACACGCTGATTCAGGCAATGGTCCCGAACCGGCTACGCGGCCGCACCATGGCCGTGTATTCGATGATGTTCATGGGCATGGCTCCGGTGGGCTCGTTTCTTGCGGGAGCGATAGCGGATCGTATCGGCGCGCAGTGGACGGTTGCCCTTGGCGGGCTCGGTGCACTGGCGGGCGCCTTCTTGTTTTCGCGGAAATTGCCGCAACTGCGAGTTGAAGCGCGAGAGTTGATTCTAGCGCAAGCAACGGCGGGCGGGGAGCCGCCAGGCAACATGACGAGCCGCGCCCTGGAGGTCCAGCCAGTGCAGCTGGCAAAGAACTCGCGCGTGACCTCGAAGCAGGTCTGA
- a CDS encoding HAD family hydrolase codes for MGRQTILIDADDTLWENNIFFEQTIGRFLSGLAHLGFSAEYCRRILNETERRNILQHGYGVKSFRRSLEDTYFKLAGGMARREFVQEIEKMAAELERTPPQILDGVPETLAYLSGRHRLILLTKGEAAEQAAKVERSGLARYFDAVEIVSEKDHATYEQVVHQFKIVKSNGWMVGNSPRSDINPALRAGLNAVFIPHHATWVLEHSELESGAGKLILVASFRELRGHF; via the coding sequence ATGGGTCGGCAAACAATTTTAATCGACGCGGACGACACGCTCTGGGAGAACAACATCTTCTTCGAGCAAACGATCGGCCGTTTTCTTTCTGGCCTGGCTCATTTGGGTTTTAGCGCCGAATATTGCCGGCGCATTCTCAACGAGACCGAGCGCCGCAATATTTTGCAGCATGGGTATGGCGTGAAGAGTTTTCGCCGTTCACTGGAAGACACGTATTTCAAACTCGCCGGCGGCATGGCGCGCAGGGAATTCGTCCAGGAAATCGAAAAAATGGCCGCCGAGCTTGAACGCACGCCCCCGCAAATCCTCGATGGTGTTCCGGAGACGCTTGCTTATCTGAGTGGGCGTCATCGCCTTATTCTTTTGACGAAGGGCGAAGCGGCGGAGCAAGCGGCAAAAGTCGAACGCTCGGGGCTAGCACGGTACTTTGATGCTGTTGAAATCGTCTCGGAAAAGGATCATGCGACGTATGAGCAAGTGGTGCATCAATTCAAGATCGTGAAATCGAATGGCTGGATGGTGGGCAATAGCCCGCGCAGCGATATCAATCCCGCGCTGCGCGCAGGGCTGAACGCCGTTTTCATTCCGCACCATGCCACCTGGGTGCTTGAGCATTCGGAATTAGAGAGCGGGGCTGGCAAACTGATTCTGGTCGCGAGTTTCCGAGAATTGCGAGGACATTTTTAG
- a CDS encoding PilZ domain-containing protein, whose amino-acid sequence MASESTDRRTARRFTMSLPLQVRFANNSDTEEKTAHTRDVSFRGVYFLMDTPVEQGTSVELVLTLPQQITLAGDVRIRCFGNIVRVEEREDGRGVAAQIDRYEFLPAAA is encoded by the coding sequence ATGGCTTCTGAGTCAACGGACCGCCGAACCGCCCGTCGCTTCACGATGTCGCTTCCCCTGCAGGTTCGATTTGCCAATAACAGCGACACCGAGGAAAAGACGGCCCATACACGCGACGTCAGTTTCCGCGGTGTTTATTTCCTGATGGATACGCCTGTGGAGCAAGGCACGAGCGTGGAACTGGTCTTGACACTTCCTCAACAAATTACTCTCGCAGGCGATGTGCGGATTCGCTGTTTTGGCAATATCGTTCGCGTTGAAGAACGCGAAGATGGACGCGGAGTCGCGGCGCAAATTGACCGCTACGAATTCCTCCCTGCCGCTGCTTGA
- a CDS encoding acyl-CoA dehydrogenase, whose translation MDLGLTEEQKLLQRTVHDFAESEVKPLARDLDETGHFPRETFRKAAELGLTAVAFPEQYGGAGMDHLSYSIVIEEISRVCASTGVILSVQNSLYCDPIYRFGTEEQKIRLLMPYARGEKIGCYALTEPHAGSNAAALRTKATLKGDKYVVNGTKAWITNGGAADAAIVYTNTHPERGEKGITALVIEKGTPGFAVGKEEKKLGINATACCELSFTDCEVPAANRIGEEGEGYRVALSTLDGGRIGIAAQATGIAQGAFEAALAYAQERQAFGHAISGFQAIQFMLADMATEIDAARLLVRKAAWKQDSDSRFSMEAAIAKLFASEMATRVAHRAIQIHGGNGYSREYPVERSYRDARITEIYEGTSEIQRLVIAAWVLKSY comes from the coding sequence TTGGATCTAGGGCTTACGGAAGAGCAGAAACTGCTGCAACGAACTGTGCATGACTTTGCAGAATCGGAAGTGAAGCCTCTGGCGAGAGATCTGGACGAAACGGGGCATTTCCCGCGTGAGACGTTTCGCAAAGCGGCAGAGCTTGGACTGACGGCAGTTGCGTTTCCCGAGCAATACGGCGGCGCGGGAATGGATCATCTCAGCTACAGCATCGTCATTGAGGAAATCTCGCGTGTCTGCGCTTCCACGGGAGTGATTCTCTCTGTACAGAATTCGCTCTATTGCGATCCGATTTACCGGTTTGGAACTGAGGAGCAGAAGATACGATTGCTGATGCCGTATGCGCGGGGAGAAAAAATCGGTTGCTATGCGTTGACCGAGCCGCACGCGGGATCGAATGCTGCTGCGCTTCGCACGAAGGCGACTCTGAAGGGCGACAAGTATGTCGTCAACGGGACAAAGGCTTGGATCACTAATGGCGGGGCAGCGGACGCTGCGATTGTCTACACAAATACACACCCAGAGAGGGGCGAAAAGGGGATCACCGCGCTCGTGATTGAAAAAGGGACGCCGGGGTTCGCGGTGGGCAAGGAAGAAAAAAAACTGGGCATCAACGCGACAGCGTGTTGCGAGCTTTCCTTTACGGATTGCGAAGTGCCGGCGGCGAATCGCATTGGCGAGGAAGGCGAAGGCTACAGGGTGGCGCTCTCGACGCTCGATGGCGGCCGCATCGGGATCGCTGCACAGGCCACGGGAATCGCGCAGGGAGCGTTTGAAGCCGCCCTGGCCTACGCGCAGGAGAGACAGGCTTTCGGCCACGCCATATCTGGGTTCCAGGCGATTCAGTTCATGCTCGCTGACATGGCTACAGAAATTGATGCCGCGCGGTTGCTCGTGCGCAAAGCTGCCTGGAAACAAGACAGCGACTCCCGATTTTCGATGGAAGCTGCCATCGCGAAACTTTTCGCTTCGGAGATGGCCACGCGCGTGGCACACAGGGCGATTCAGATTCATGGCGGCAACGGCTATAGCCGTGAGTATCCGGTCGAACGCTCCTATCGCGACGCACGCATCACGGAAATTTATGAGGGCACGAGCGAAATCCAGCGCCTGGTGATTGCCGCGTGGGTCTTGAAATCGTATTAG
- a CDS encoding alpha/beta fold hydrolase, which produces MRGPAGRIEAMLWTAAIADPRRVAVVCHPHPLFGGTMHNKVVFQIAKSLHALNVPVLRFNFRGAGLSEGAHDKGHGETGDVRAALDYLANEFPEKPILLAGFSFGSYVGLRVGCEDPRVTELVGAGIPVNDSDLSYLAQCAKPKLFLQSAHDQFGSRERTEALFATLTEPKNLVFIDAPDHFFAGRLPQMGAELEKWLKGRDSFDSRR; this is translated from the coding sequence TTGAGAGGCCCGGCCGGACGCATCGAAGCAATGCTCTGGACGGCCGCCATCGCCGATCCGCGCCGCGTTGCTGTCGTCTGCCATCCGCATCCTCTTTTTGGCGGCACGATGCACAATAAGGTCGTCTTCCAGATTGCGAAATCCCTTCACGCACTCAACGTTCCCGTCCTGCGCTTCAATTTTCGAGGCGCAGGACTGAGCGAAGGCGCTCACGATAAAGGCCACGGCGAAACTGGGGACGTTCGCGCGGCTCTGGATTATCTTGCGAACGAATTCCCGGAAAAACCAATCCTTCTGGCCGGTTTTAGCTTTGGTTCGTACGTTGGGTTGCGCGTCGGTTGTGAGGATCCTCGCGTCACGGAGCTCGTCGGCGCTGGAATTCCTGTGAATGACTCGGATCTGTCATATCTGGCACAATGCGCCAAGCCGAAACTCTTCTTGCAAAGCGCTCACGATCAATTCGGGTCACGCGAGCGCACTGAGGCGCTATTTGCCACGCTGACCGAACCAAAGAATCTCGTTTTCATTGACGCACCGGACCATTTTTTCGCGGGCAGGTTACCTCAGATGGGCGCGGAACTGGAGAAATGGCTTAAGGGCCGGGATTCCTTCGATTCGCGACGGTGA
- a CDS encoding HU family DNA-binding protein yields the protein MASAAGKPETSERTVTKADLIEEVIRVTELPRKESETVVETVFESIIEALQKNDKIEIRGFGSFRSRERRGRVGRNPKTGAKVEVPPKRIPFFKPSKELKDFVNSQKTTAPAAASEPTAQG from the coding sequence ATGGCAAGCGCTGCGGGTAAGCCGGAAACGAGTGAGCGCACAGTAACGAAGGCGGATCTGATTGAGGAAGTGATTCGCGTCACGGAGCTGCCGCGCAAAGAATCGGAAACGGTTGTGGAAACCGTGTTTGAAAGCATTATTGAAGCGCTGCAAAAGAACGACAAAATCGAAATTCGCGGCTTCGGCAGTTTCCGCTCGCGCGAACGGCGCGGGCGCGTCGGGCGCAATCCAAAGACCGGCGCGAAGGTGGAGGTTCCTCCGAAGAGAATTCCATTTTTCAAGCCAAGTAAGGAATTGAAAGACTTCGTAAATAGCCAGAAAACCACAGCACCTGCCGCAGCGTCCGAACCTACCGCACAGGGCTAA
- a CDS encoding aldo/keto reductase gives MTSPSTLKPGFATFEGSRKFAARFEGRTAPGHFRERHGLLVSSIGIGTYLGEPDAATDNAYTEAIRAAVRGGVNLIDSAINYRLQRSERSVGAALAALFSRDFAREELILCTKAGFLTPDGDMPADANDYFYREFISRGIFAVEDIAAGCHCMTPRYLESQLERSQRNMGVSCIDIFYLHNPETQLGEVPRDEFNRRILAAFQTFEAAAAAGKIRAYGIATWNAFRNDPRSQDYLSLEQMAGIARQAGGNDHHFRFVQLPFNLAMPEALMRPNQNVGGKTLSMVQAARELGVALIASASLLQTHLAGKVSEVIHATLGLRNDLDCALQFVRSAPGITAGLVGMKRLDHVRANLKIAGIPPVPQEQFRRMFAAAR, from the coding sequence ATGACCTCTCCTTCCACGCTCAAACCCGGCTTCGCCACTTTCGAAGGATCTCGAAAGTTCGCGGCTCGATTTGAAGGGCGCACAGCTCCTGGGCATTTTCGCGAACGTCATGGCCTGTTGGTTTCCTCGATTGGTATCGGAACATATTTGGGTGAACCGGATGCTGCCACGGACAACGCTTATACGGAGGCCATTCGCGCCGCTGTCAGGGGAGGCGTCAATCTGATCGACTCGGCGATAAATTATCGGTTGCAGCGCAGCGAACGTTCGGTGGGCGCTGCGCTCGCCGCGCTTTTTTCCCGTGATTTCGCGCGAGAAGAGTTGATCCTATGCACGAAGGCCGGCTTCTTGACACCCGATGGCGACATGCCAGCAGACGCTAATGATTACTTTTATCGCGAATTTATTTCGAGGGGCATTTTTGCCGTCGAAGATATCGCAGCAGGGTGTCACTGCATGACACCCCGCTATCTGGAGAGTCAATTGGAGCGCAGCCAGCGCAATATGGGCGTCTCTTGCATCGACATTTTCTATTTGCACAATCCGGAAACGCAGCTCGGCGAGGTTCCTCGCGATGAATTCAATAGGCGCATACTGGCTGCATTTCAGACTTTTGAAGCCGCGGCTGCCGCGGGGAAAATTCGTGCGTATGGCATCGCGACATGGAACGCTTTTCGGAATGACCCTCGCTCACAGGATTATCTGTCCTTGGAGCAGATGGCAGGGATTGCGCGGCAAGCGGGAGGCAACGACCACCATTTCCGCTTTGTGCAGTTACCATTCAACTTAGCGATGCCGGAAGCGTTGATGCGGCCCAATCAGAATGTCGGTGGCAAAACGCTTTCGATGGTGCAAGCCGCGCGCGAGCTGGGTGTCGCGCTGATTGCAAGTGCCTCACTGCTGCAGACCCATCTTGCAGGCAAAGTTTCTGAGGTCATTCACGCAACGCTGGGGCTGCGCAACGATCTGGATTGCGCGTTGCAATTCGTGCGTTCCGCACCAGGAATTACAGCCGGGCTCGTGGGGATGAAACGACTGGATCACGTTCGCGCGAATTTGAAGATAGCTGGCATTCCGCCAGTGCCGCAGGAGCAGTTTCGGAGAATGTTCGCTGCGGCGCGCTAA
- the rsmD gene encoding 16S rRNA (guanine(966)-N(2))-methyltransferase RsmD, which yields MRVIAGKFKSRRLHPPRGIALRPTSDRLRETLFNILGPTVEGSLFVDVFAGTGAVGIEAISRGAEQVIFIEKNTSAAELIRENLKSLRIVGGVAVLPFEVIRGLKQLAAQRILADLIFLDPPYAQPADYLHVLEFISESHLLAPGGLLIAEHARKMELPEKLEKLERSRLVEQGDSALSFYHMTVG from the coding sequence ATGCGCGTCATTGCCGGCAAATTCAAAAGCCGCAGATTGCACCCACCGCGCGGGATAGCGCTGCGGCCCACGAGCGATCGCTTGCGCGAAACGCTATTTAACATCCTGGGGCCAACCGTGGAAGGCTCGCTCTTCGTCGATGTCTTCGCTGGGACTGGAGCTGTAGGTATCGAAGCCATCAGTCGTGGCGCCGAGCAGGTGATTTTCATCGAAAAAAATACAAGTGCAGCGGAATTGATTCGCGAAAATCTGAAATCGCTGCGAATCGTCGGAGGGGTTGCGGTGCTTCCTTTCGAAGTCATTCGAGGGCTAAAGCAACTGGCAGCTCAGAGGATTCTCGCAGACCTCATATTCCTTGACCCGCCCTATGCGCAGCCTGCGGATTATCTTCACGTGCTGGAGTTCATCTCCGAGTCACATCTCCTCGCGCCCGGCGGACTTCTTATCGCCGAGCATGCGCGCAAGATGGAGCTGCCAGAAAAGCTAGAAAAATTAGAACGCTCGCGCCTCGTTGAACAGGGTGATTCTGCTTTGAGTTTCTACCACATGACGGTTGGATGA